The region GGATGAGTGCGGCATCGATGCGGTTCCACGGCGGCACCAGCACCGGCAGGAAGCCGGCCGGATGCAGCCGCTGCAACAACCGGAAGCCTTCGCCCAACTCGCCAAGCACGACGTCGGCCGACCGTTCGTTACCGAGTTCCTGCTTCTTGCGCTCCGGCCCGGCATGATTGATATGCGACCAGCCATGCACGGCAACGCTAACGCCTGTTTCCTTCGTCAATCGTGCGGCCAGTCCCTCGCCGGTCAGGGCGGGAATGACGGCGAGCGTCAGCGGAATCCCGCTCTCGCCGGTCAGCGCCAGCAGCCGTTCCAGATCAGGCGTCGGCTCGACGGCATCGTCGTCGCGTAGCCAGAAGCGTGCCAAACGGCCGGCCGCCTGCCAGCGGTCGAGTTCGCGGCGCAGCGGCTCCCAGCTCGTCCCATCGGTCATGGCGTCACTCCTGTTTTCACATTG is a window of Rhizobium lentis DNA encoding:
- a CDS encoding polysaccharide deacetylase family protein, whose translation is MTDGTSWEPLRRELDRWQAAGRLARFWLRDDDAVEPTPDLERLLALTGESGIPLTLAVIPALTGEGLAARLTKETGVSVAVHGWSHINHAGPERKKQELGNERSADVVLGELGEGFRLLQRLHPAGFLPVLVPPWNRIDAALIPALPGLGFRALSIYGRAKEGSPIPLLNTHVDMIDWHGTRGGRSEEELVAELVAELRDRFAGSDEPIGVLAHHLVHDAAAWKFLSALFALTSRHPAVLWSPAGALLDH